A window of Ovis canadensis isolate MfBH-ARS-UI-01 breed Bighorn chromosome X, ARS-UI_OviCan_v2, whole genome shotgun sequence contains these coding sequences:
- the CITED1 gene encoding cbp/p300-interacting transactivator 1 isoform X1, producing MPVAGLGRSRSPSLSELRTWRKTDLAANPGSPLSSAVTLAQQLQLAASPPTNLSNFCQDSEMPTMSRPALDVKGGTSPAKENASPEMNSLAYSNLGVKDRKAVAILHYPGVASNGTKASGAPTSSSVSPSPISSPTATPPTKPPPFNLHPAPHLLASMQLQKLNSQYHGMAAATPGQPGEAEPLPNWGFGAQAGGAGSLSPSAGAQSPAIIDSDPVDEEVLMSLVVELGLDRANELPELWLGQNEFDFTADFPSGS from the exons ATGCCAGTGGCTGGGCTGGGCCGCTCACGGAGTCCCAGCCTCAGCGAGCTCAGGACTTGGAGGAAGACAGATCTGGCTGCGAATCCCGGCTCGCCACTTTCTAgcgctgtgaccttgg CACAACAGCTCCAGCTGGCAGCATCTCCTCCCACCAATTTATCCAACTTCTGCCAAGACTCTGAAATGCCAACTATGTCGAGGCCTGCACTTGATGTCAAGGGTGGCACCTCACCTGCGAAGGAg AATGCCAGCCCAGAGATGAACTCTCTGGCCTACTCTAACCTGGGGGTGAAAGATCGCAAAGCGGTGGCCATCCTGCACTACCCCGGGGTAGCCTCGAATGGAACCAAGGCCAGTGGGGCTCCCACTAGTTCCTCGGTATCTCCATCTCCAATAAGCTCTCCTACTGCCACCCCTCCCACTAAACCCCCACCCTTCAACCTGCACCCCGCCCCTCACCTGCTGGCCAGTATGCAGCTGCAGAAACTAAATAGCCAGTATCATGGGATGGCTGCTGCCACTCCGGGCCAACCCGGAGAGGCAGAGCCCCTGCCAAACTGGGGCTTTGGGGCTCAGGCGGGGGGGGCGGGATCACTCTCTCCTTCTGCCGGTGCCCAGAGCCCTGCCATCATCGATTCAGACCCGGTGGATGAAGAGGTGCTGATGTCGCTGGTGGTGGAACTGGGACTGGACCGGGCCAATGAGCTTCCGGAGCTGTGGCTGGGGCAGAATGAGTTTGACTTCACGGCAGACTTTCCATCTGGCAGCTGA
- the RPS4X gene encoding small ribosomal subunit protein eS4, X isoform, with protein sequence MARGPKKHLKRVAAPKHWMLDKLTGVFAPRPSTGPHKLRECLPLIIFLRNRLKYALTGDEVKKICMQRFIKIDGKVRTDITYPAGFMDVISIDKTGENFRLIYDTKGRFAVHRITPEEAKYKLCKVRKIFVGTKGIPHLVTHDARTIRYPDPLIKVNDTIQIDLETGKITDFIKFDTGNLCMVTGGANLGRIGVITNRERHPGSFDVVHVKDANGNSFATRLSNIFVIGKGNKPWISLPRGKGIRLTIAEERDKRLAAKQSSG encoded by the exons ATG GCTCGGGGTCCCAAGAAGCACCTGAAACGCGTAGCAGCTCCAAAACATTGGATGCTGGATAAACTGACTGGTGTGTTT GCCCCTCGTCCATCTACCGGCCCCCACAAGCTAAGGGAATGTCTCCCCCTAATCATTTTCCTAAGGAATAGACTTAAGTATGCCTTAACTGGAGATGAAGTAAAGAAGATTTGCATGCAGCGTTTCATTAAGATCGATGGCAAAGTCCGCACAGATATAACCTACCCTGCTGGTTTTATGG ATGTCATCAGCATTGATAAGACTGGAGAGAATTTTCGTTTGATCTATGACACCAAGGGTCGTTTTGCTGTTCATCGTATTACACCTGAGGAGGCCAAG TATAAATTGTGCAAAGTAAGAAAGATATTTGTGGGGACAAAAGGAATCCCTCATCTGGTAACCCATGATGCTCGTACCATCCGTTACCCTGATCCCCTCATCAAGGTGAATGATACCATTCAGATTGACTTGGAGACTGGCAAGATTACTGATTTCATCAAATTTGACACTG GTAACCTGTGCATGGTGACTGGAGGTGCTAACCTGGGAAGAATTGGTGTGATTACAAACCGGGAGAGACATCCAGGTTCTTTTGATGTAGTTCATGTGAAAGATGCAAACGGCAACAGCTTTGCCACTCGGCTCTCGAACATTTTCGTTATTGGCAAA GGCAACAAACCATGGATCTCTCTTCCCCGTGGAAAGGGTATTCGCCTTACCATTGCTGAGGAGAGAGATAAGAGATTGGCAGCCAAACAGAGCAGTGGATAA
- the CITED1 gene encoding cbp/p300-interacting transactivator 1 isoform X2, whose amino-acid sequence MPTMSRPALDVKGGTSPAKENASPEMNSLAYSNLGVKDRKAVAILHYPGVASNGTKASGAPTSSSVSPSPISSPTATPPTKPPPFNLHPAPHLLASMQLQKLNSQYHGMAAATPGQPGEAEPLPNWGFGAQAGGAGSLSPSAGAQSPAIIDSDPVDEEVLMSLVVELGLDRANELPELWLGQNEFDFTADFPSGS is encoded by the exons ATGCCAACTATGTCGAGGCCTGCACTTGATGTCAAGGGTGGCACCTCACCTGCGAAGGAg AATGCCAGCCCAGAGATGAACTCTCTGGCCTACTCTAACCTGGGGGTGAAAGATCGCAAAGCGGTGGCCATCCTGCACTACCCCGGGGTAGCCTCGAATGGAACCAAGGCCAGTGGGGCTCCCACTAGTTCCTCGGTATCTCCATCTCCAATAAGCTCTCCTACTGCCACCCCTCCCACTAAACCCCCACCCTTCAACCTGCACCCCGCCCCTCACCTGCTGGCCAGTATGCAGCTGCAGAAACTAAATAGCCAGTATCATGGGATGGCTGCTGCCACTCCGGGCCAACCCGGAGAGGCAGAGCCCCTGCCAAACTGGGGCTTTGGGGCTCAGGCGGGGGGGGCGGGATCACTCTCTCCTTCTGCCGGTGCCCAGAGCCCTGCCATCATCGATTCAGACCCGGTGGATGAAGAGGTGCTGATGTCGCTGGTGGTGGAACTGGGACTGGACCGGGCCAATGAGCTTCCGGAGCTGTGGCTGGGGCAGAATGAGTTTGACTTCACGGCAGACTTTCCATCTGGCAGCTGA